One segment of Allorhodopirellula heiligendammensis DNA contains the following:
- a CDS encoding PIG-L deacetylase family protein → MRFLLVVVTALTLVASVVAGDNAADDGKLRIIVFGAHPDDAEYRAGGCGAMWSKLGHHVKLVSVTNGDIGHWAMSGGALAKRRAEEVRKASEILGTTSEVMDIHDGELMPTLENRRAITRLIREWNADVVIAHRPWDYHPDHRYVGVLVQDASFMVTVPFFCPDTPPLKKNPVFLYASDRFKKPYPFTPDIAVSIDAVFETKVNAIAELESQVFDGGALGNAEIAAEAPPARMRDLRLAEVTKTWQARSGNEADSYRNALVRWYGEEDGNAVKYAEVFEICEYGHQPTEEDIKRLFPFFSQAHSK, encoded by the coding sequence ATGCGTTTTCTACTCGTGGTCGTCACAGCCCTCACGCTCGTTGCCTCCGTCGTCGCTGGCGACAATGCCGCAGATGACGGTAAATTGCGAATCATTGTATTCGGTGCACATCCTGACGATGCCGAATATCGTGCGGGTGGCTGCGGTGCGATGTGGTCAAAACTTGGCCATCATGTGAAATTGGTTTCAGTAACCAATGGGGACATCGGCCATTGGGCGATGTCCGGGGGCGCACTTGCGAAACGTCGTGCGGAAGAAGTTCGCAAGGCCTCTGAGATTCTGGGGACGACATCGGAGGTCATGGACATCCACGACGGCGAGTTGATGCCGACGCTGGAGAACCGTCGCGCGATCACGCGACTAATCCGTGAATGGAATGCTGATGTAGTGATTGCTCACCGACCGTGGGATTACCATCCCGACCATCGCTACGTCGGCGTCCTGGTGCAGGATGCTTCGTTTATGGTCACCGTTCCTTTCTTCTGTCCCGACACACCGCCTCTGAAGAAGAATCCAGTCTTCCTGTATGCAAGCGACCGGTTTAAAAAGCCATACCCATTCACGCCCGATATTGCGGTCTCGATTGACGCCGTGTTCGAAACGAAAGTCAACGCGATCGCTGAACTGGAGTCACAAGTGTTTGACGGCGGTGCACTTGGCAACGCAGAAATCGCAGCCGAAGCTCCGCCGGCTCGAATGAGAGACTTGCGGCTGGCTGAAGTGACAAAAACGTGGCAAGCTCGGTCCGGAAACGAAGCGGATTCGTATCGCAATGCGCTCGTCCGTTGGTATGGGGAAGAAGACGGAAACGCGGTCAAGTATGCTGAAGTGTTCGAGATTTGCGAATATGGTCACCAGCCGACTGAGGAAGACATCAAACGCCTCTTCCCATTCTTCTCTCAAGCTCATTCGAAATAG